In one window of Comamonas testosteroni DNA:
- a CDS encoding YgjP-like metallopeptidase domain-containing protein: MKPIPTPKYSGAVVEQLRKGRAARASMGEEGVSASVPLALPYLSGYAPSLQNQVRDWLLAGKAGEWLLRKYPQAHAVRTDRALYDYVDALKAQYLRNAGQLHKVAYDSRIHVVRNALGLHTRRAIVHGGRLNARHEIHVAAMFKQAPDAFLRMICVHELAHIRIMDHDKAFYQLCTHMESDYHQLEFDVRFYLSYLDQGGQQLWI, encoded by the coding sequence ATGAAGCCCATTCCTACCCCCAAGTATTCAGGAGCCGTGGTCGAGCAGCTGCGCAAGGGCAGGGCTGCGCGCGCCAGCATGGGTGAAGAAGGGGTGAGTGCATCTGTGCCGCTGGCATTGCCCTATCTCTCGGGCTACGCGCCATCGCTGCAGAATCAGGTGCGCGACTGGTTGCTCGCGGGCAAGGCCGGTGAGTGGCTGCTGCGCAAATATCCGCAGGCCCACGCGGTTCGCACGGACAGGGCGCTTTATGACTATGTCGATGCGCTCAAGGCCCAGTATTTGCGCAATGCAGGCCAATTGCACAAGGTGGCCTATGACAGCAGGATTCATGTGGTGCGCAATGCTCTGGGTCTGCATACGCGGCGTGCGATTGTGCACGGCGGCAGGCTCAATGCCCGGCACGAGATTCATGTGGCGGCCATGTTCAAGCAGGCGCCAGATGCCTTTTTGCGCATGATCTGCGTGCATGAGCTGGCGCATATCCGCATCATGGATCACGACAAGGCTTTCTATCAGTTATGCACGCATATGGAGTCTGATTACCACCAGTTGGAGTTCGATGTGCGTTTTTATCTCAGTTATCTGGACCAGGGCGGCCAGCAGCTCTGGATCTGA
- a CDS encoding FadD3 family acyl-CoA ligase, which produces MSKPNQNAMPESSLTLPGMLADVVSRFAGRAAIVENGKSISYAQLQQLSRLAARALMSLGVQAGDRVGLWAPNLSEWIVAACGVHAAGGVLVPLNTRMKGAEAADILERSRARVLVCVGDFLNNYYPDLLSGLRPVTLQQVVVLGDKVLPSADLSWAQFMARAEDTSDQAQQQRESRIKPDDTADLMFTSGTTGRPKGVMCAHRPTILAFKAWSDVVGLTEGSRYLIVNPFFHTFGYKAGWVAALLQGSTVYPEQVFDAQAILHRIESDRISFLPGPPTLFLSMLAHPGLKNFDLSSLKSSVTGASTVPPILIRRMREELGIMNVTTAYGLTECGGCATLCEPSDNVETVANTCGKALPGTEVRCVDEQGQPVEPGEAGEVLLRGYHIMQGYFEDEKATAETIDADGWLHTGDVGVLDERGYLRITDRLKDMFIVGGFNCYPAEIERMLSNHPEVAQVAVVGVADERMGEVGCACVVTRNGVTLDQEAFIAWCRANMANYKVPRFVLQLEGLPVNASNKVQKRDLLEIVKSRLAPVLQPA; this is translated from the coding sequence ATGTCGAAACCCAACCAGAACGCGATGCCCGAGTCCTCGCTGACCTTGCCCGGCATGCTGGCCGACGTGGTCAGCCGCTTTGCCGGTCGCGCGGCGATTGTCGAAAACGGCAAGTCCATCAGCTATGCCCAGCTGCAGCAGCTGAGCCGGCTGGCCGCACGTGCCTTGATGAGTCTGGGTGTGCAGGCTGGCGACCGTGTGGGTCTGTGGGCACCGAATCTCAGCGAGTGGATCGTTGCCGCCTGCGGTGTGCATGCTGCCGGCGGCGTGCTGGTGCCCTTGAACACCCGCATGAAGGGCGCTGAGGCTGCCGATATTCTCGAGCGCAGCCGTGCCAGGGTGCTGGTGTGCGTGGGTGACTTCCTGAACAACTACTACCCGGATCTGCTGAGTGGCCTGCGTCCTGTCACACTGCAGCAGGTGGTGGTACTTGGTGACAAGGTGTTGCCCAGTGCAGACCTGAGTTGGGCGCAGTTCATGGCCAGGGCCGAGGACACCAGCGACCAGGCCCAGCAGCAGCGCGAATCCCGGATCAAGCCCGACGATACGGCCGATCTGATGTTCACCTCGGGTACCACGGGACGCCCCAAGGGGGTGATGTGCGCGCACCGCCCGACGATCCTGGCTTTCAAGGCCTGGTCGGATGTGGTGGGTTTGACCGAAGGCAGCCGATACCTGATCGTCAATCCGTTCTTTCACACCTTCGGCTACAAGGCAGGCTGGGTGGCTGCCCTGCTGCAGGGCTCTACCGTCTATCCCGAGCAGGTATTTGATGCGCAGGCCATCTTGCATCGCATCGAGAGCGACCGTATCAGCTTCCTGCCCGGGCCGCCTACCTTGTTCCTGTCCATGCTGGCGCATCCCGGGCTCAAGAATTTCGATCTGAGTTCGCTGAAGTCCTCCGTGACCGGTGCTTCCACCGTACCTCCCATTCTCATCAGGCGCATGCGCGAGGAACTGGGCATCATGAATGTCACCACGGCCTACGGCCTGACGGAGTGCGGTGGTTGTGCCACGCTCTGCGAGCCCTCCGACAATGTGGAAACCGTGGCCAACACCTGCGGCAAGGCCCTGCCAGGGACCGAGGTGCGCTGTGTGGACGAGCAAGGACAGCCTGTTGAACCAGGCGAAGCGGGAGAGGTGCTGCTGCGCGGCTATCACATCATGCAGGGCTACTTCGAGGATGAAAAGGCCACGGCGGAAACCATTGATGCCGATGGCTGGTTGCATACCGGCGATGTGGGCGTGCTTGACGAGCGCGGCTATCTGCGTATTACCGACCGCCTCAAGGATATGTTCATCGTGGGCGGCTTCAACTGCTACCCCGCAGAAATCGAGCGCATGCTATCCAACCACCCCGAGGTGGCGCAGGTTGCCGTGGTCGGCGTGGCCGATGAGCGCATGGGCGAGGTAGGCTGCGCCTGCGTGGTGACACGCAACGGCGTGACACTGGACCAGGAGGCCTTCATCGCCTGGTGCCGCGCCAATATGGCCAACTACAAGGTGCCGCGCTTTGTCCTCCAGCTCGAGGGCCTGCCCGTCAATGCCTCCAACAAGGTGCAAAAGCGCGATCTGCTGGAGATCGTCAAGAGTCGCCTCGCACCTGTTTTACAGCCGGCCTGA
- a CDS encoding flavin reductase, translating into MQSTAATFDPKDFRRALGMFGTGVTIVTTRAENGEPVGITANSFNSVSLEPPMVLWSLAKNARSLAVFQNADSWNVHILSNEQEALSNRFARAGEDKFSGLPLDSEEAHAPLLQDCSARFRCKTAFQYDGGDHIIFVGEVTDYDANPHPPLLYVTGGYALASRKANAVASEPAADTNTAYSENLIGYLMGRAHFQFLSGLRKPMAAYGMTDADFYVLSLLSIQQPQSLAEIASHMAYTGTDIGAVALQSLISKGWVEESRERAESLQLTPQGNEAILRVLAAAKAVETDLIASLGEMEAATLRNLLKKAIAATDPGLPKLWQARAR; encoded by the coding sequence ATGCAAAGCACTGCAGCAACCTTCGACCCCAAAGACTTCCGCCGCGCCCTGGGCATGTTCGGCACTGGGGTCACCATCGTCACCACCCGTGCCGAGAATGGCGAGCCTGTAGGAATCACGGCCAACAGCTTCAACTCGGTTTCGCTGGAGCCTCCCATGGTTTTGTGGAGCCTGGCCAAGAACGCCCGCAGCCTGGCTGTGTTCCAGAACGCTGACAGCTGGAATGTGCACATCCTCTCCAACGAGCAAGAAGCCCTGTCGAACCGCTTTGCCCGTGCCGGCGAAGACAAGTTCTCCGGCCTGCCGCTGGACTCCGAGGAAGCACATGCCCCGCTGCTGCAGGACTGCAGCGCGCGCTTCAGGTGCAAGACCGCATTTCAGTACGACGGCGGCGACCACATCATCTTTGTGGGCGAGGTGACCGACTACGACGCCAACCCGCACCCACCCCTGCTCTACGTGACCGGCGGTTACGCCCTGGCTTCGCGCAAGGCCAACGCCGTGGCCAGCGAACCTGCAGCAGACACCAATACCGCCTATTCGGAAAACCTGATCGGATATTTGATGGGCCGCGCGCACTTTCAATTCCTGAGCGGCTTGCGCAAGCCCATGGCGGCTTACGGCATGACCGATGCCGATTTTTATGTGCTCTCGCTGCTGAGCATCCAACAGCCCCAGTCGCTTGCCGAAATTGCATCTCACATGGCCTACACCGGCACCGACATCGGAGCCGTGGCCCTGCAGTCGCTGATCAGCAAAGGCTGGGTGGAGGAAAGCCGCGAGCGAGCCGAGTCGCTGCAGCTCACACCCCAGGGCAACGAAGCCATCTTGCGTGTGCTGGCCGCAGCCAAAGCCGTGGAAACCGATTTGATAGCGAGCCTTGGCGAGATGGAAGCAGCCACGCTGCGCAATCTGCTCAAAAAAGCAATTGCCGCCACCGACCCCGGCCTGCCCAAGCTATGGCAAGCCAGGGCTCGATAA
- a CDS encoding acyl-CoA dehydrogenase family protein: MTDNYLTPDALAVIERAKALAPKLAARAQQADREGKISDETVQEMAEAGLFRVLQPKRWGGYEMDPRVFYSVQMELAKGCMSTAWIYGVVGVHPWQLALFPDQAQQDVWGKDNGVRIASTYMPTGKAEPVEGGFRFNGRWSFSTGSKHCDWLFLGGLLPKRDGTPGLEHVTFLVPKADYRIEDNWDVLGLRGTGSHDIVVENAFVPAHRIQYTNDHSDVGCPGRAENTSWLFRIPFTHVFQRAVSTACLGALESAIASFTERATAHVGKHGNRMAEDVNAQTAVTEATIALDQLKMVLFRNYARIVDAAKTGIQLTLEERLLQRAQASYVPKLTGFHANELMRACAASGTFKNNPIERIFRDIHQGRTHIANNTDAYVRAYGSHVLGIPNQEPFV, from the coding sequence ATGACAGATAACTACCTCACCCCTGATGCGCTGGCCGTGATCGAGCGTGCCAAGGCCCTGGCGCCCAAGCTGGCGGCACGTGCGCAGCAGGCGGATCGCGAAGGAAAGATCAGCGACGAAACCGTTCAGGAGATGGCTGAGGCGGGTCTGTTCCGTGTGCTGCAACCCAAGCGCTGGGGGGGGTATGAAATGGATCCCCGTGTGTTCTACAGCGTGCAGATGGAGCTGGCCAAGGGTTGCATGTCCACGGCCTGGATTTACGGGGTGGTCGGCGTTCACCCCTGGCAGTTGGCGCTTTTCCCCGACCAGGCCCAGCAAGATGTGTGGGGCAAGGACAATGGCGTGCGCATCGCCTCGACCTATATGCCGACTGGCAAGGCCGAGCCCGTGGAAGGTGGCTTCAGGTTCAACGGCCGCTGGAGCTTTTCCACCGGCTCCAAGCATTGCGACTGGCTGTTTCTCGGCGGTCTTCTGCCCAAGCGTGATGGCACGCCTGGCCTGGAACATGTGACTTTTCTGGTGCCCAAGGCGGACTACCGCATTGAGGACAACTGGGATGTGCTGGGCCTGCGCGGCACAGGCAGTCATGACATCGTGGTGGAAAACGCTTTCGTCCCGGCACATCGCATCCAGTACACCAACGACCACAGCGATGTGGGCTGCCCCGGTCGCGCCGAGAACACCAGCTGGCTGTTCCGCATCCCCTTTACCCATGTGTTCCAGCGTGCGGTGTCCACCGCCTGCCTGGGCGCGCTGGAAAGCGCCATCGCGTCGTTCACCGAGCGCGCGACGGCGCACGTTGGAAAGCATGGCAACAGGATGGCCGAGGACGTGAACGCCCAGACGGCCGTGACCGAAGCCACGATTGCGCTGGACCAGCTCAAGATGGTTCTGTTCCGCAATTACGCACGCATTGTGGATGCGGCCAAGACTGGTATTCAGCTGACGCTGGAAGAGCGTCTGCTGCAGAGAGCTCAGGCGTCATACGTTCCCAAGCTGACGGGCTTTCATGCCAATGAGCTGATGCGCGCCTGCGCAGCCAGCGGTACCTTCAAGAACAACCCCATCGAGCGCATCTTCCGCGACATCCATCAGGGACGTACCCACATTGCGAACAATACGGATGCCTATGTGCGCGCCTATGGCTCGCATGTGCTGGGCATTCCCAACCAGGAACCCTTTGTCTGA
- a CDS encoding FAD-binding protein yields MSNVKKHVSTINPVGEVLDVGSADEVQWSDASDVVVVGWGGAGASAAIEAREQGAEVLVIERFSGGGASVLSGGVVYAGGGTRYQKEAGFEDSPEAMTAYLKHEVNGVVSDETLARFSRDSVTNLNWLEKQGATFASTMPGYKTSYPADGMYLYYSGNEVVPAYGNPQLLKKPPPRGHRVVAKGQSGAMFFAALQKSTLAHGARTLTQARVQRLVREKDSGRVLGVEVMVLPEGDPRTERHKKLDELVAKWRLYQAPRAQAGRREAAQIESEIGEKRYIRARKGVVLSTGGYIFNSELLERHAPAYKPGWLTGAAGCDGSGLRLGQSVGGIAQDLNNISAWRFITPPSVWPKGLVVNTQGERFCNEQVYGAKLGYEMMEKQGGQAWLIIDSKLRRQAAWQCLFGGLWAFQSMPALALMYKVAIKGKSVDDLAKKLRMDAAVLQLQFDRANAAARGEIEDPLGKSQDMRHEFKGGSLFAIDISISQKMFPLAVLSLGGLKVNEDNGAVIDGAGYDIPGLYAAGRTAIGVASSRYVSGLSLADCVFSGRRAGKAAALQGGESPAAQAVCPQASAVESVSS; encoded by the coding sequence ATGTCCAATGTCAAAAAGCATGTCAGCACCATCAATCCTGTGGGGGAAGTCCTGGATGTGGGGTCGGCCGATGAGGTTCAGTGGTCCGATGCCAGCGATGTGGTGGTGGTCGGCTGGGGAGGGGCAGGTGCCAGTGCAGCGATTGAGGCGCGCGAGCAGGGGGCAGAAGTTCTGGTGATCGAGCGCTTCAGCGGTGGCGGTGCCAGTGTGCTGTCGGGCGGTGTGGTCTATGCCGGTGGCGGTACCCGCTACCAGAAGGAAGCCGGCTTCGAGGATTCACCCGAAGCCATGACTGCCTACCTCAAGCATGAGGTCAATGGTGTGGTCAGTGACGAGACTCTGGCTCGCTTCAGCCGCGACAGTGTGACCAACCTGAACTGGCTGGAAAAGCAGGGCGCTACTTTTGCGTCGACCATGCCTGGGTACAAGACCTCTTATCCGGCCGATGGCATGTATCTGTACTACTCGGGCAACGAGGTGGTGCCCGCCTACGGCAACCCGCAACTGCTCAAGAAGCCCCCACCGCGCGGCCATCGCGTGGTGGCCAAGGGGCAGTCGGGAGCGATGTTCTTTGCCGCGCTGCAAAAATCCACATTGGCGCACGGAGCCCGCACATTGACGCAGGCACGCGTCCAGCGCCTGGTGCGCGAGAAGGACAGTGGCCGTGTATTGGGCGTGGAGGTGATGGTGTTGCCCGAAGGCGATCCACGTACCGAACGCCACAAGAAGCTCGATGAGCTGGTGGCCAAGTGGCGCCTGTATCAGGCGCCGCGTGCCCAGGCGGGTCGCCGTGAAGCTGCGCAGATCGAGAGCGAGATCGGCGAGAAGCGCTACATCCGTGCCCGCAAAGGTGTGGTGCTGTCCACTGGCGGCTATATCTTCAATTCGGAATTGCTGGAGCGGCATGCGCCGGCTTACAAGCCCGGCTGGCTGACCGGTGCTGCGGGCTGCGATGGCTCTGGTCTGCGGCTGGGGCAATCCGTGGGAGGGATCGCTCAGGATCTGAACAATATCTCGGCCTGGCGCTTCATCACGCCACCCTCGGTCTGGCCCAAGGGTCTGGTGGTCAACACCCAAGGCGAGCGCTTTTGCAATGAGCAGGTCTACGGCGCCAAGCTCGGCTACGAGATGATGGAAAAGCAGGGGGGACAGGCTTGGCTCATTATTGATAGCAAGCTGCGCAGGCAGGCTGCGTGGCAGTGCCTGTTTGGCGGTTTGTGGGCTTTCCAGTCCATGCCCGCGCTGGCGCTGATGTACAAGGTCGCGATCAAGGGCAAATCCGTCGACGACCTGGCCAAAAAGCTTCGCATGGATGCCGCAGTGCTGCAACTGCAGTTCGATCGTGCCAATGCCGCTGCACGCGGTGAGATCGAAGACCCGTTGGGCAAGTCCCAGGACATGCGCCATGAGTTCAAGGGCGGCTCGCTGTTTGCCATCGATATCTCCATCAGCCAGAAGATGTTCCCGTTGGCCGTCCTGAGCCTGGGGGGGCTCAAGGTCAATGAGGACAACGGTGCAGTGATTGACGGCGCCGGCTATGACATTCCCGGGTTGTATGCCGCGGGGCGTACCGCCATTGGTGTGGCTTCCTCGCGTTACGTGAGCGGCTTGTCTCTGGCCGACTGCGTGTTCTCGGGCCGCCGAGCGGGCAAGGCGGCCGCACTGCAAGGGGGCGAGTCCCCTGCTGCCCAGGCGGTGTGCCCGCAGGCAAGCGCTGTGGAGAGCGTCAGTTCCTGA
- a CDS encoding alpha/beta fold hydrolase, with amino-acid sequence MNIFSIPEGKYVDIGNVAGHPQRVHYHEQGSGEAVIFLHGAGTGASGYSNFKGNYPEFAAAGFRSIVPDLLGYGLSSKTEEPRQYDMDFFIAGVKGLVEQLGLKNITLLGNSLGGAVALGYALKYPEDVKSLILMAPGGVEEFEAYMAMPGIANMFNVYKSGKTGPEAMRAVMSMQVVDQALLTEEIINERAPIALTQTEASRQRLYIPNMTEQLPDLKCNVLGFWGMQDAFNPVGGADKLAKGIKNCRVVLVNQCGHWVQVEHREMFNRTCIDFMKNG; translated from the coding sequence ATGAACATTTTTTCCATTCCAGAAGGCAAATATGTGGACATCGGCAACGTGGCCGGCCATCCCCAGCGCGTGCACTACCACGAACAGGGCTCGGGTGAAGCCGTGATCTTTTTGCATGGCGCAGGCACCGGCGCCAGCGGCTACAGCAACTTCAAGGGCAACTACCCCGAGTTTGCGGCGGCCGGCTTTCGCTCCATCGTTCCCGACCTGCTCGGTTATGGCCTCTCGTCCAAGACCGAGGAGCCCAGGCAGTACGACATGGATTTCTTCATCGCTGGCGTCAAAGGTCTGGTGGAGCAACTGGGCCTGAAAAACATCACCCTGCTGGGCAACTCGCTGGGCGGCGCCGTGGCGCTGGGCTATGCGCTCAAGTACCCCGAGGACGTCAAGAGCCTGATCCTCATGGCACCCGGTGGGGTGGAAGAGTTTGAAGCCTATATGGCCATGCCCGGCATTGCCAATATGTTCAATGTCTACAAGTCGGGCAAGACCGGCCCCGAAGCCATGCGCGCCGTGATGAGCATGCAGGTGGTGGACCAGGCCCTGCTGACCGAGGAGATCATCAACGAGCGCGCGCCCATTGCCCTGACCCAGACCGAAGCCTCGCGCCAGCGACTGTATATCCCCAATATGACAGAGCAGCTGCCCGATCTGAAGTGCAATGTGCTGGGTTTCTGGGGCATGCAGGACGCCTTCAACCCCGTGGGCGGTGCCGACAAGCTGGCCAAGGGCATCAAGAACTGCCGCGTGGTGCTGGTCAACCAGTGCGGCCACTGGGTACAGGTCGAGCATCGCGAGATGTTCAACCGCACTTGCATCGACTTCATGAAGAATGGTTGA
- a CDS encoding DUF6806 family protein → MSSYNAAFEIHVHGQVLLRADVTYEQLQDALRPLWAYAGARSLTDGEGSLYEEEPGIQFDAKEHLLQMCWTVRGDDDFRQALDDMCMGLNELAEQGAPIEVTFYDTEFDEEEAPAEAQSRDDFLMLFVGPNPAAIMQVQRDLLVQDVINMMERHFDGAELGGVVQEIDKLFSQRFEALVSSLELGKPPRGGSGGSASGHGGNRRPRHLH, encoded by the coding sequence ATGTCTAGTTACAACGCTGCTTTTGAAATTCATGTCCACGGACAGGTTCTGCTCCGTGCTGATGTTACGTATGAGCAGCTGCAAGATGCATTGCGTCCCTTGTGGGCCTATGCTGGTGCGCGCTCATTGACTGACGGCGAGGGAAGTCTCTATGAAGAAGAGCCCGGCATTCAGTTCGACGCCAAGGAGCATCTGCTGCAGATGTGCTGGACCGTGCGTGGTGACGATGACTTCCGCCAGGCCCTGGACGATATGTGCATGGGGCTCAACGAGCTGGCCGAGCAGGGCGCGCCCATCGAGGTGACCTTCTACGACACCGAGTTCGACGAGGAAGAAGCTCCTGCCGAGGCGCAAAGCCGCGATGACTTCCTGATGCTGTTTGTCGGTCCCAATCCCGCAGCCATCATGCAGGTGCAGCGCGATCTGCTGGTCCAGGATGTCATCAACATGATGGAGCGTCACTTTGACGGCGCAGAGCTCGGCGGAGTGGTGCAGGAGATCGACAAGCTGTTCTCGCAGCGCTTCGAAGCCCTGGTCAGCTCGCTGGAGCTGGGCAAGCCGCCACGGGGTGGATCGGGGGGCTCGGCCTCCGGTCATGGCGGCAATCGCCGCCCGCGCCATCTGCATTGA
- a CDS encoding FAD-dependent oxidoreductase, with protein sequence MAEQEYDLIVVGSGAGALLGAIRAQEQGLKTLVVEKTELFGGTSALSGGGIWIPLNYDQKTAGIKDDLETAFGYMKRCVRGMATDDRVLAYVETASKMAEYLRQIGIPYRAMAKYADYYPHIEGSRPGGRTMDPVDFNAARLGLTALETMRPGPPGNQLFGRMSISAFEAHSMLSRELKSRFTILGIMLKYFLDYPWRNKTRRDRRMTGGQALVAGLLTAANKVGVEMWCNSPLKELVQDASGRVTGVIVERNGQRQQIKARRGVLLGAGGFERNQEMRDQYLNKPTKAEWTATPVGGNTGDAHRAGQAVGAQLALMDWSWGVPTMDVPKEPAFRGIFVERSLPGCMVVNDKGQRFLNESGPYPEFQQAMLAENAKGNGGVPAWIVFDASFRAQNPMGPLMPGSAVPDSKVRKSWLNNVYWKGETLEDLARQIGVDAAGLQDSARRMTEYARAGKDLDFDRGGNVFDRYYGDPRLKNPNLGPIEKGPFYAMRLWPGEIGTKGGLLTDREGRVLDTQGRIIEGLYCVGNNSASVMGPAYAGAGSTLGPAMTFAFRAVADMVGKPLPLENPHLLGKTV encoded by the coding sequence ATGGCAGAACAAGAATATGACCTGATCGTCGTGGGTTCGGGGGCAGGTGCCCTGTTGGGCGCCATTCGCGCGCAGGAGCAGGGCCTCAAGACTCTGGTGGTGGAGAAGACCGAGCTGTTCGGTGGCACTTCGGCTCTGTCGGGGGGCGGTATCTGGATTCCGCTCAATTACGACCAGAAGACCGCTGGCATCAAAGACGATCTGGAAACCGCATTTGGCTATATGAAGCGCTGTGTGCGCGGCATGGCAACCGACGACCGCGTGCTGGCCTATGTGGAAACCGCGAGCAAGATGGCCGAGTACCTGCGCCAGATCGGCATCCCTTATCGCGCCATGGCCAAGTATGCGGACTACTACCCCCATATCGAAGGCTCCAGGCCCGGTGGCCGCACCATGGACCCGGTGGACTTCAATGCCGCCAGGCTGGGCCTGACGGCACTGGAAACCATGCGCCCCGGCCCTCCCGGCAACCAGTTGTTCGGCCGCATGAGCATCAGTGCCTTCGAGGCGCATTCCATGCTCTCGCGCGAGCTCAAGTCGCGCTTCACCATCCTGGGCATCATGCTCAAGTATTTTCTGGACTACCCCTGGCGCAACAAGACCAGGCGCGATCGTCGCATGACGGGCGGTCAGGCGCTGGTGGCAGGCCTGCTGACTGCTGCCAACAAGGTCGGCGTCGAGATGTGGTGCAACTCTCCGCTCAAGGAGCTGGTGCAGGATGCATCGGGCCGCGTGACGGGTGTCATTGTTGAGAGGAATGGTCAGCGCCAGCAGATCAAGGCCAGACGTGGCGTGTTGTTGGGTGCGGGTGGTTTTGAGCGCAATCAGGAGATGCGTGACCAGTATCTGAACAAGCCCACCAAGGCTGAGTGGACGGCAACCCCTGTGGGAGGCAATACCGGTGATGCCCACCGGGCCGGTCAGGCCGTGGGCGCACAGCTGGCGCTGATGGACTGGTCCTGGGGCGTGCCCACCATGGATGTTCCCAAGGAGCCGGCCTTTCGCGGCATTTTCGTGGAGCGCTCGCTGCCGGGGTGCATGGTGGTCAACGACAAGGGGCAGCGCTTCCTCAACGAGTCCGGCCCGTACCCGGAATTCCAGCAGGCCATGCTGGCCGAAAATGCCAAGGGCAATGGCGGTGTACCTGCCTGGATTGTGTTCGACGCCAGCTTCCGCGCGCAAAACCCCATGGGGCCGCTGATGCCAGGCTCGGCCGTGCCAGACAGCAAGGTGCGCAAGAGCTGGCTGAACAATGTCTACTGGAAGGGCGAGACGCTGGAAGATCTGGCGCGCCAGATCGGCGTGGACGCTGCTGGGCTGCAGGACAGTGCGCGTCGCATGACCGAATACGCCAGAGCTGGCAAGGACCTGGACTTTGACCGGGGCGGCAATGTGTTTGACCGCTACTACGGCGATCCGCGTCTCAAGAATCCCAACCTGGGTCCCATCGAGAAAGGTCCGTTCTACGCCATGCGTCTGTGGCCCGGTGAGATCGGCACCAAGGGGGGGCTGCTGACCGACAGGGAAGGCCGTGTGCTCGACACGCAAGGCAGGATCATCGAGGGGCTGTATTGCGTGGGCAACAACTCCGCCTCCGTCATGGGGCCGGCCTACGCCGGCGCTGGCTCCACCCTGGGGCCGGCCATGACGTTTGCCTTCCGCGCCGTGGCTGACATGGTAGGCAAACCCTTGCCTCTCGAGAACCCGCATCTGCTGGGCAAGACGGTTTGA
- a CDS encoding ferredoxin--NADP reductase, whose product MSSEATTTASRYHPLRVRAVIDETHDTKSIVFEVPEALAEQFSYRPGQFLTLRLPIEGRYVPRCYSMSSAPVLDDALRVTVKRVDKGRGSNWVCDRVQVGDSIELMPPSGLFSPRNLSQNFLLLAGGSGITPVFSILRTVLKQHQGNVVLFYANRDERSVIFKKDLQQLAAEYPDRLQVLHWLDSVQGAPSQKQLAAWASPWVVDAGQAFICGPGPFMDAAQAALIEAGMPAEQVHVERFVSLPDEETLQLMQEATAPVEAAVDQALVQLRLDGQEYEFSCSGTETILEAGLRAGINVPYSCQAGMCASCMCQVQDGSVHLRHNEVLDAKDLSKKWTLACQSVPTSEKLRVKFPE is encoded by the coding sequence ATGAGCAGTGAAGCCACAACAACCGCATCGCGGTATCACCCGCTGCGCGTGCGCGCGGTGATCGACGAGACGCACGATACCAAGTCAATTGTGTTTGAGGTGCCGGAGGCCCTGGCTGAGCAATTCAGCTATCGTCCCGGCCAGTTTCTGACCCTGCGACTGCCTATCGAGGGCCGCTATGTGCCTCGCTGCTACTCCATGTCCAGTGCCCCGGTGCTCGACGATGCCTTGCGGGTGACTGTCAAGCGCGTCGACAAGGGACGAGGTTCCAACTGGGTTTGCGACAGGGTTCAGGTGGGTGATTCCATCGAACTGATGCCTCCCTCGGGCCTGTTCTCGCCCCGGAATCTGTCTCAGAACTTTTTGCTGCTGGCCGGTGGCAGCGGAATTACACCGGTGTTCTCCATCTTGCGCACTGTTCTCAAGCAGCATCAGGGCAACGTGGTGCTGTTCTATGCCAACCGCGACGAGCGTTCGGTCATCTTCAAGAAGGACCTGCAGCAGCTGGCGGCCGAGTATCCGGATCGCCTGCAGGTCCTTCACTGGCTGGACTCCGTGCAAGGCGCGCCTTCGCAAAAGCAGCTCGCAGCCTGGGCCTCGCCCTGGGTGGTCGATGCAGGCCAGGCCTTTATCTGCGGGCCGGGCCCCTTCATGGATGCCGCACAGGCCGCGTTGATCGAGGCCGGCATGCCTGCCGAGCAGGTACATGTGGAGCGCTTTGTCTCTCTGCCTGACGAGGAGACTCTGCAGCTGATGCAAGAGGCAACTGCCCCCGTGGAGGCAGCTGTCGACCAAGCCCTGGTGCAGCTGCGTCTGGACGGCCAGGAATACGAATTCAGCTGCAGTGGCACGGAGACCATTCTGGAGGCCGGACTGCGCGCTGGCATCAATGTGCCCTACTCCTGCCAGGCCGGCATGTGCGCATCCTGCATGTGCCAGGTGCAGGACGGCAGCGTACATCTGCGACACAACGAAGTGCTGGATGCCAAGGATCTGTCCAAGAAGTGGACGCTTGCCTGTCAATCCGTGCCCACCAGCGAAAAGCTGCGCGTCAAATTTCCGGAGTAA